In Lactuca sativa cultivar Salinas chromosome 5, Lsat_Salinas_v11, whole genome shotgun sequence, the DNA window GTGGTGGCGGCGGCggcggtggcggtggtggtggtggacttGGAGGTGGTTCTGGTGGAGGATTTGGTGCTGGTTCCGGTGGAGGTTTTGGTGGTGGATTGCCTTGAGTGCATGCATTTGTACGTATAATTACAATGTGCATGACATGGTTGAGTTAGTTGTGGTTTAATTTgttttttcattattttaataTTTGGAACTATGATTAATTTATGATTTCATgttgtaataaaataaataaagctGTTGTCTGTAACTTTATATTATAATAAAGATTTGTGAGGTGAGGTGTTgagattttttattctctatttataattattattgagGAATTAACGATCATTTAAGAGTAATTCATTACAGACTCTACTGATGATGACGTACGTCGTTTTTTTCTTGAGATACAGCAATTGATGACCTGTAACTGTTGATACAACAGACAGCAGTTCAAATCTGGAATTTTGTCAACTGGGATGCCAGGAATATGCTGTCCATCACACCATAATCTTCTCAACTGCACACACCAAAAGTTCAAAATCCATCCATACCAGTATATATCTGTCCCCATTATTAAGGAAACACGAAGATCTATCTGTTAAGATTAAATTATGTCcccataaaatgaaaaataagcaGCACAGTAATTTTAAAACTAGAGGAACTCACTTACTTCTGCAACAACCCTGTACCAAAAAGATGCCATTTTCCTTAGAGTTTTCAAGCATCCAATGGCTTCAGCAAGCTCTACAACAAAGCTGTCAGGAGGGGCAGCATGAAGGTCTTTGAGCAaagatataattgttggatttgtCTCCAATTTAGGCGTACTCTTCCTTCCAGAAAGATGCCCTTCTGTGATTATCTTGCAAGGAATTGAAAGATCATCAAGGGCAATGATTGAATACATCTACAGACATTTaccaaaagaaagaaaaaatctACCTGCACCAAGTAGTGAACTGATAAGTGACacaactttgactttctcatcagtACCAAACTCCATATCAATCTTATCTTCCTTGTCCCTCAGTACTAATGATTTCACTGTGGAGAAGTTTAAACCAGCTTTCTCCCTCACAGGTGAAGAATCTCTTGATGACATCAGAAGATCTTTCATTGACCTCACCATTCTGGTCGTCCTGCAGTTCAGAAGATCTTTCATTTACACAAAATTCACA includes these proteins:
- the LOC111883582 gene encoding uncharacterized protein LOC111883582 isoform X2, coding for MVRSMKDLLMSSRDSSPVREKAGLNFSTVKSLVLRDKEDKIDMEFGTDEKVKVVSLISSLLGAEGHLSGRKSTPKLETNPTIISLLKDLHAAPPDSFVVELAEAIGCLKTLRKMASFWYRVVAEIDLRVSLIMGTDIYWYGWILNFWCVQLRRLWCDGQHIPGIPVDKIPDLNCCLLYQQLQVINCCISRKKRRTSSSVESVMNYS
- the LOC111883582 gene encoding uncharacterized protein LOC111883582 isoform X4, which translates into the protein MTTRMVRSMKDLLMSSRDSSPVREKAGLNFSTVKSLVLRDKEDKIDMEFGTDEKVKVVSLISSLLGAEGHLSGRKSTPKLETNPTIISLLKDLHAAPPDSFVVELAEAIGCLKTLRKMASFWYRVVAEVIEKIMV
- the LOC111883582 gene encoding uncharacterized protein LOC111883582 isoform X3; the protein is MVRSMKDLLMSSRDSSPVREKAGLNFSTVKSLVLRDKEDKIDMEFGTDEKVKVVSLISSLLGAEGHLSGRKSTPKLETNPTIISLLKDLHAAPPDSFVVELAEAIGCLKTLRKMASFWYRVVAELRRLWCDGQHIPGIPVDKIPDLNCCLLYQQLQVINCCISRKKRRTSSSVESVMNYS
- the LOC111883582 gene encoding uncharacterized protein LOC111883582 isoform X1, whose product is MTTRMVRSMKDLLMSSRDSSPVREKAGLNFSTVKSLVLRDKEDKIDMEFGTDEKVKVVSLISSLLGAEGHLSGRKSTPKLETNPTIISLLKDLHAAPPDSFVVELAEAIGCLKTLRKMASFWYRVVAEIDLRVSLIMGTDIYWYGWILNFWCVQLRRLWCDGQHIPGIPVDKIPDLNCCLLYQQLQVINCCISRKKRRTSSSVESVMNYS